A stretch of Chloroflexota bacterium DNA encodes these proteins:
- a CDS encoding zinc ribbon domain-containing protein, which translates to MPLYAYQCDNCGIQFERLQKFSDKPIKRCPECNKSAVRRVIQPSGIVFKGSGWYKTDSRSSSSASVPATSKKPEAKTETKAETKTESKPASSSSDD; encoded by the coding sequence ATGCCTCTCTACGCTTATCAATGTGACAACTGCGGCATCCAGTTCGAACGGCTGCAAAAATTTTCCGACAAGCCCATCAAGCGTTGCCCGGAGTGCAACAAGAGCGCGGTTCGGCGCGTCATCCAACCATCGGGCATCGTCTTCAAAGGCTCCGGCTGGTACAAGACCGACAGCCGCTCTTCTTCCAGTGCTTCCGTGCCTGCGACTAGCAAGAAGCCGGAAGCCAAGACGGAGACAAAGGCTGAAACCAAGACCGAGAGCAAGCCGGCGAGCAGTTCTTCCGACGATTAA
- a CDS encoding MBL fold metallo-hydrolase, protein MEITWYGHSCFRLTERGLATIVTDPYNSTIGYDAPRLKADIVTVSHDAPGHNNTELAKGARPITGPGEYEIGGVFITGISTDRPADGKKKKSENGTPNTLYLFDFDGITVAHLGDLDHVPSQAQIEDLGTVSVALVPVGGGGGLNASQAAEVISLIEPSIVVPMHYKTPETNLKLEPLSKFLKEMGLGTVKAEETLSVKKNTLPEETHVVVLDYKRG, encoded by the coding sequence ATGGAAATTACCTGGTATGGGCATTCTTGTTTCCGGCTGACCGAGCGTGGCCTGGCCACCATCGTCACCGACCCTTATAACAGCACCATCGGCTACGATGCGCCCCGCCTCAAAGCTGACATCGTCACCGTGAGCCACGATGCGCCGGGCCACAACAACACCGAACTGGCCAAAGGCGCGCGCCCGATCACCGGCCCCGGCGAGTATGAAATTGGCGGCGTATTCATTACCGGCATCTCCACCGACCGGCCCGCTGACGGCAAAAAGAAGAAAAGCGAAAACGGAACCCCGAACACACTCTACCTGTTCGACTTCGACGGGATCACCGTCGCCCACCTGGGCGACCTGGATCACGTTCCCTCGCAGGCGCAGATCGAAGACCTGGGCACGGTGTCGGTGGCGCTGGTGCCGGTGGGCGGCGGCGGCGGGCTCAACGCCTCGCAGGCGGCGGAAGTCATCAGCCTGATCGAGCCGTCCATCGTCGTGCCCATGCACTACAAAACGCCGGAGACCAACCTCAAGCTCGAACCGTTAAGCAAGTTTCTCAAAGAGATGGGGCTGGGCACAGTGAAGGCCGAGGAGACTCTATCGGTGAAGAAGAACACCCTGCCCGAGGAGACGCACGTCGTCGTGCTGGATTACAAACGGGGCTAA
- a CDS encoding cellulose biosynthesis cyclic di-GMP-binding regulatory protein BcsB, which yields MLSFVVAVAGLAWSAPARVAAEAAFPPGFAADVVVGGLDMPTAIAWAPDGRMYIAQKGGVVRVFQNGALVPGSFIDLSAEVNDYWDRGLLGIAVHPDFPDTPYVYLLYTYDPPGVEKNGNGERVSRLIRVSANPDNLNAALPNSAVVLLGKNSTRENIGDEGLQNGLNENETIGPASCDDNGKPIQDCLASDGHTHSIGTVAFDNDGMLFVSNGESSETSLVDSRALRSQNLDSLGGKVLRIDPITGNGLADNPFYDGDLTSNRSKVWAYGLRNPFRFAVHPVTNEPFIGDVGWNSWEEVDTGRGKNFGWPCYEGNDERSNRQPAYQSDPLTEADCATLYDQGLNAVEAPLYAFFHINEQAAMIMGDFYRGATYPAEYKGALFFADYNADLIKYLTFDAAGKATVHDFATDASPDGAPVQIASGPDTDLYFVVLNEGKNGEVRRIRFGEVQPTPQVTPTVAVGSAPVVTIELPKNGDHYSVGDTIQLSGTAQDAEDGALAGGNLQWSVSLRHNDHLHPDFLTQTGPKGSIVAPNHGDNTAMQVCLTATDSDERITSSCVDLLPNTVAYTFESQPSGLELVYEGVSRVTPFTIETIVNAQQLIIAPANQQNGALIYNAWSDGGERSHAITIGQTPQTYTVTYIPNPAGSATQAATPTTAPNSSPSTTTIVAPAQDVGEIVSFSTLGLGERVLRGPFDEITFSFSPPASWALTEGAELHLDTLTFFSNATGTPAPGPSTEFAGSVIITLNDNVLATILMDQLGERTDTIPIPVEALNPVRPDGRHELTVAFNGSAACENPQQASIVIHPTSLMILPHESVTPSTDLRRLPRPIFQDAFVPDTALIIIPDQPTAEEMRAALAVAAGFGEMTKTKLGMTLIPVGQLTPELQALHHLIFVGMPSAFPMLGEVALPSPVKEARFAAIAADSNDGVIQMAVSPWNNAKAVLVAGGHTEAGVIKAAQALSTGVIRIGDDVSISIVTAVRPTEGIPAVPVDQTFAGLGYDDRLIKRIGDNSTEYLFYVPPGQVIEGQAYVDLVFNHSTLLNYQTSGMTVELNKQPVGSARFSNETANNGNLRVNLPGSLMQPGINRLSFLTDLAPENICSDPRGTRLWLTYRADSLLHLPLTPSTDVNASISDLGEYPKPYIFSKSLNNMAFVLPPNNPASWDTAAQIAFDLGDETGLTVAELLVAYGDNVPENIRQDRHLIIVGRPSQLPVIAELGNALPAPFEAGQEVAVEPNSPIVFALSPDTGVGYVQLLASPWNNSRAIIAVLGNTDQAVQLAGSTLFTSRLRAKLAGNLVVINDQQIVASDTRLNGGGVNLIATQVAAATDQPQVESGLSAGRPIWIIPLFIISILAMIGLIAYVVTSARKQQTL from the coding sequence ATGCTTTCCTTCGTTGTGGCCGTTGCCGGGCTGGCGTGGTCTGCCCCGGCCAGGGTTGCCGCCGAGGCGGCTTTCCCGCCCGGGTTCGCCGCCGATGTCGTCGTCGGCGGCCTGGATATGCCAACCGCCATTGCCTGGGCGCCGGATGGCCGAATGTACATCGCCCAAAAAGGCGGGGTCGTGCGCGTCTTTCAAAACGGCGCGCTGGTTCCCGGAAGTTTTATTGACCTTTCGGCTGAGGTCAACGACTACTGGGATCGCGGTTTACTTGGCATCGCTGTTCATCCCGACTTCCCCGACACGCCTTACGTGTATCTTCTTTACACCTACGACCCGCCGGGCGTTGAAAAAAATGGCAATGGAGAACGGGTCAGTCGCCTCATCCGAGTGTCGGCTAACCCCGACAACCTCAACGCCGCCCTGCCCAACAGCGCCGTCGTCCTGCTCGGTAAAAACAGCACCCGCGAAAACATCGGCGACGAGGGGCTACAAAACGGCTTGAACGAAAACGAGACCATCGGCCCAGCCTCGTGCGATGACAATGGCAAACCGATCCAGGATTGCCTGGCCTCTGACGGCCACACCCACAGCATTGGCACCGTCGCCTTTGACAATGACGGCATGTTGTTTGTCAGCAATGGCGAAAGCTCTGAAACGTCGCTGGTTGATTCGCGCGCTTTGCGCTCACAGAATCTGGACAGTCTGGGAGGCAAGGTTCTACGAATTGACCCGATCACTGGCAACGGCCTCGCTGACAACCCTTTTTACGACGGCGACCTGACGAGCAATCGCTCCAAAGTGTGGGCATACGGACTGCGTAACCCGTTCCGGTTCGCTGTTCACCCTGTAACGAATGAGCCGTTTATTGGCGATGTGGGCTGGAACTCGTGGGAAGAGGTAGACACCGGGCGCGGCAAAAACTTCGGCTGGCCTTGCTACGAGGGCAACGATGAGCGTAGTAACAGACAGCCCGCTTATCAGTCGGACCCGCTCACCGAGGCTGACTGCGCCACTCTATACGATCAAGGCCTCAACGCCGTTGAAGCGCCTCTGTACGCTTTCTTCCATATCAACGAGCAGGCCGCCATGATCATGGGCGACTTTTATCGTGGGGCCACCTACCCCGCCGAATACAAAGGGGCGCTTTTCTTCGCCGATTATAACGCCGACCTCATCAAGTATTTAACCTTTGACGCCGCCGGCAAAGCGACGGTTCACGACTTTGCGACCGACGCATCGCCCGACGGCGCGCCGGTGCAGATCGCCAGCGGCCCGGACACCGACCTGTATTTCGTTGTGCTCAACGAAGGCAAGAATGGCGAAGTGCGGCGCATCCGTTTTGGAGAGGTTCAACCCACGCCGCAAGTTACTCCTACGGTTGCCGTAGGCTCAGCGCCGGTGGTTACGATTGAATTGCCGAAAAACGGCGACCACTACAGCGTTGGCGACACTATCCAACTCAGCGGCACGGCCCAGGACGCCGAAGACGGCGCGCTGGCAGGCGGCAATCTGCAGTGGTCGGTTTCACTGCGCCACAATGATCATCTGCATCCCGATTTTCTTACACAGACAGGCCCCAAAGGCAGTATCGTTGCGCCCAATCATGGCGACAACACGGCCATGCAGGTGTGCCTCACGGCCACCGACAGCGACGAGCGGATCACCTCGAGCTGTGTGGACTTGTTGCCGAACACGGTGGCCTACACCTTTGAGTCTCAACCCAGCGGCCTGGAACTGGTTTACGAAGGCGTCTCCCGCGTTACGCCTTTTACGATTGAGACCATCGTCAACGCCCAGCAACTGATCATCGCCCCTGCCAACCAGCAGAATGGCGCGCTGATCTACAATGCCTGGTCGGACGGCGGCGAACGCAGCCACGCCATCACCATCGGCCAGACGCCGCAAACCTACACCGTCACTTATATTCCGAACCCGGCTGGTTCGGCCACCCAGGCCGCTACCCCCACGACGGCTCCCAACTCGTCACCCTCAACCACCACTATTGTCGCGCCCGCTCAGGACGTGGGCGAGATTGTCAGCTTCAGCACGTTGGGCCTGGGAGAGCGTGTCTTGCGTGGGCCATTTGACGAGATCACTTTCTCTTTCAGCCCGCCGGCCAGTTGGGCGTTGACCGAAGGCGCTGAGCTTCACCTGGACACACTCACGTTCTTCAGCAATGCAACCGGCACACCTGCCCCCGGCCCTTCCACAGAATTTGCCGGCTCAGTGATAATCACCTTGAACGACAATGTGCTGGCGACGATCTTAATGGACCAACTTGGCGAAAGAACGGATACCATCCCAATTCCGGTAGAGGCGTTGAACCCGGTGCGCCCCGATGGGCGACATGAATTAACGGTCGCTTTTAACGGCAGCGCCGCCTGTGAGAATCCTCAACAGGCGAGCATTGTTATCCATCCCACATCGCTTATGATCCTGCCGCACGAGTCGGTCACACCGTCTACTGATCTTCGGCGTTTGCCCCGCCCGATATTTCAGGACGCCTTTGTGCCAGACACGGCGCTGATCATTATCCCCGACCAGCCGACGGCTGAGGAAATGAGGGCCGCCTTGGCGGTTGCCGCCGGCTTTGGCGAGATGACCAAGACCAAACTGGGCATGACGCTGATTCCGGTGGGTCAACTGACGCCTGAGTTACAAGCCTTGCATCACCTGATTTTTGTCGGAATGCCGAGCGCGTTCCCGATGCTGGGTGAAGTTGCCCTGCCGTCGCCTGTCAAGGAGGCGCGCTTCGCAGCCATTGCCGCCGACTCCAATGATGGCGTGATTCAAATGGCCGTCTCCCCGTGGAACAATGCCAAAGCGGTGTTGGTGGCCGGGGGCCACACCGAAGCCGGCGTGATCAAGGCGGCCCAGGCGCTCAGCACCGGCGTGATCCGAATTGGCGATGACGTAAGCATTTCCATAGTGACTGCCGTCCGCCCGACCGAGGGGATTCCAGCGGTTCCGGTTGACCAGACATTTGCCGGCCTGGGATATGATGACCGGCTGATCAAGCGGATCGGCGACAATTCGACCGAGTATTTGTTTTACGTTCCGCCGGGGCAAGTTATCGAAGGGCAAGCCTACGTTGACCTGGTGTTCAACCACTCAACGCTGTTGAATTATCAGACATCGGGCATGACGGTGGAGTTGAACAAACAGCCGGTGGGGAGCGCCCGCTTCAGCAATGAAACGGCGAACAACGGCAATTTGCGAGTCAATTTGCCAGGCTCGCTCATGCAACCCGGAATCAACCGGCTATCATTCCTCACCGATCTGGCGCCGGAAAACATTTGTAGCGACCCGCGCGGAACCCGATTGTGGCTGACTTACCGGGCCGACAGCTTGCTTCACCTGCCTCTGACTCCCTCTACAGATGTCAACGCTTCTATCTCTGATCTTGGTGAATATCCCAAGCCTTACATCTTTAGCAAGTCGCTCAACAACATGGCGTTTGTTCTGCCGCCCAACAATCCGGCCAGCTGGGATACGGCGGCCCAAATTGCGTTTGACCTGGGCGACGAAACCGGCTTGACGGTGGCCGAGTTACTCGTCGCGTACGGTGATAATGTGCCGGAGAATATTCGCCAGGATCGTCATCTGATCATCGTCGGGCGGCCAAGCCAGTTGCCCGTCATTGCCGAACTGGGCAACGCTCTGCCAGCGCCGTTTGAAGCCGGGCAGGAGGTGGCGGTTGAACCCAATTCGCCCATTGTCTTTGCTCTTTCGCCGGACACAGGCGTCGGCTACGTGCAATTGCTGGCTTCACCCTGGAATAACAGCCGGGCCATCATTGCCGTGCTGGGCAACACCGATCAGGCTGTGCAATTGGCCGGCTCAACGCTCTTCACTTCGCGCCTGCGGGCCAAGCTGGCCGGCAATCTGGTCGTCATCAACGATCAACAAATTGTTGCCAGCGACACACGCCTCAACGGCGGCGGTGTCAACCTAATCGCCACCCAGGTCGCCGCCGCCACTGACCAGCCGCAAGTCGAATCGGGCTTGAGCGCCGGTCGCCCGATCTGGATCATCCCTCTGTTCATCATCTCGATCCTGGCGATGATTGGCCTGATCGCATACGTGGTCACTTCAGCCCGAAAACAGCAAACCCTGTAA
- a CDS encoding glycosyltransferase family 4 protein: MIERKPRIVGALVGDIEREPSARTKYGYLFEAVRRRFPLAGVYDATLRGPRRLINILLSIHPNRRVWRQRSYKHPAGFRLRSRLAASHLESLRGKADLALQVGVLFDARWNNVPLPSVIYTDYTAQLSAQRPDAGRSPFTPAERAAWIELERQAFERAAHICTRGQLVRDSVLNDYGIPPERVTAIGGGVNFAELPSINEPATSEAPTALFIGKEFYRKGGDLLLTAFSQVRAAIPQAQLRLLTGDDIPPGLPLEGVEIIRPTWDREAIAALYRRADLFVLPSRLETWGDVLLEAMAYGLPCIGVIGQAMQEIIKDGQTGLIVPPEDPGALASAMTRLLGDASLRGQWGRAARHKLESEYTWDRVVDRLSPVIEAAHLISNR; encoded by the coding sequence ATGATTGAGCGAAAACCCAGAATCGTCGGCGCGCTGGTGGGAGATATTGAGCGCGAGCCAAGCGCCCGCACAAAATACGGCTACTTATTTGAGGCCGTCAGGCGGCGTTTTCCGCTGGCCGGCGTGTACGACGCCACCTTGCGCGGCCCCCGGCGGCTGATTAACATTCTGCTATCCATCCACCCCAACCGGCGAGTGTGGCGGCAACGCTCGTATAAACACCCGGCCGGGTTTCGCCTCCGCTCCCGGCTGGCGGCCAGCCACCTTGAGTCGTTGCGCGGCAAGGCCGACCTGGCGCTTCAAGTCGGGGTATTATTCGATGCGCGCTGGAATAATGTCCCATTGCCGAGCGTGATCTACACCGATTACACTGCGCAATTATCGGCCCAACGGCCCGACGCCGGCCGTTCACCATTTACCCCGGCTGAACGAGCGGCCTGGATCGAATTGGAACGGCAGGCGTTTGAGCGGGCGGCGCACATTTGCACTCGCGGTCAACTGGTGCGCGATTCGGTTTTGAACGATTACGGCATCCCGCCAGAGCGGGTAACGGCCATTGGCGGCGGCGTCAACTTTGCCGAACTGCCGTCCATTAACGAACCGGCGACAAGCGAAGCGCCGACGGCGCTATTCATCGGCAAAGAGTTCTATCGCAAAGGCGGCGACCTGTTATTGACGGCTTTCTCTCAAGTCAGGGCGGCCATACCTCAGGCGCAGTTGCGGCTCCTCACTGGCGATGACATCCCGCCCGGCCTGCCGCTGGAAGGCGTTGAGATCATTCGCCCTACCTGGGATCGCGAGGCAATTGCCGCCTTGTACCGCCGCGCCGACTTGTTTGTTTTGCCGTCACGGTTGGAAACATGGGGCGATGTTTTGCTGGAGGCGATGGCCTATGGTCTGCCATGTATCGGCGTCATTGGGCAGGCTATGCAGGAGATTATCAAAGACGGCCAGACAGGCCTGATTGTGCCGCCTGAGGATCCGGGGGCGCTGGCCTCAGCAATGACCCGTTTGCTTGGCGACGCCTCGTTGCGCGGGCAGTGGGGCCGCGCCGCTCGCCACAAACTGGAATCGGAGTACACTTGGGATCGAGTGGTGGATCGCCTGTCGCCCGTTATTGAGGCGGCCCATCTCATTTCGAATCGGTAA
- a CDS encoding glycosyltransferase family 4 protein translates to MNTNQALRVAMIIQGYHPLVGGAERQLAAVAPLLQARGVDVHILTRRYPGLAAFEMIGGVPVHRLPIPGPKAVASAVFTLAALPLLWRLRPHVIHAYSLFSPATTAVTAKRLLGAPVVVKVLRGGALGDVIRLQQKSSGEGRMALFRKQVDAFVVISQEIDAELAAAGVPPERRVFLPNGVDIGHFAPADKQALRSKLGLPGAPIVVFAGRLAAEKRVDQLLALWPAARAAHAGATLLIIGTGEQELALKRAAGEGVQFVGQVDDVAPYLKAADLFVLPSSTEGLSNAMLEAMATGLPVVATSVGGTTDLITPGENGLLVPPDSPPALQEALLTLLADEARRTEMGRRGREQVLGDYALPAVAGRLRNLYNQLAATQPASRVLNSV, encoded by the coding sequence ATGAACACGAACCAAGCTCTGCGTGTCGCCATGATCATCCAGGGTTACCACCCGCTGGTGGGCGGCGCCGAGCGACAATTGGCGGCGGTTGCGCCGCTCCTGCAAGCGCGGGGCGTGGACGTTCATATCCTCACCCGGCGCTACCCCGGTTTGGCCGCCTTTGAGATGATTGGCGGGGTGCCCGTTCACCGCCTGCCCATCCCTGGCCCAAAAGCAGTTGCTTCAGCAGTGTTCACGTTGGCGGCTCTCCCTTTGTTATGGCGCTTGCGCCCTCATGTTATTCACGCCTACTCTCTGTTCTCGCCGGCTACCACCGCCGTGACAGCTAAACGACTGCTCGGCGCGCCCGTCGTCGTCAAAGTCTTGCGCGGCGGCGCGCTGGGCGATGTCATTCGCCTCCAACAAAAATCGTCGGGCGAGGGACGAATGGCCCTCTTTAGGAAACAAGTGGACGCTTTTGTTGTCATCAGCCAGGAGATAGACGCCGAACTGGCCGCCGCCGGCGTCCCCCCCGAACGGCGGGTGTTCCTTCCCAATGGCGTTGACATCGGCCATTTCGCCCCGGCAGACAAGCAGGCGTTGCGATCCAAGTTAGGTTTACCCGGCGCGCCCATCGTCGTCTTCGCCGGCCGGCTGGCGGCAGAAAAGCGAGTCGATCAACTGCTGGCTCTCTGGCCCGCCGCCCGCGCCGCTCACGCTGGGGCCACGTTGCTTATAATTGGAACGGGAGAGCAGGAGTTGGCTCTCAAACGCGCCGCCGGCGAGGGCGTGCAGTTTGTCGGCCAGGTGGATGATGTTGCCCCCTACCTCAAGGCCGCCGATTTGTTTGTCTTGCCTTCGTCAACCGAAGGCCTGTCGAATGCCATGCTGGAGGCAATGGCGACCGGCCTGCCAGTAGTTGCCACGTCGGTAGGCGGCACAACCGACTTGATCACACCCGGCGAAAACGGTTTGCTTGTGCCTCCCGACTCGCCGCCTGCTTTGCAAGAAGCCCTGCTGACTCTGCTGGCCGATGAAGCCCGGCGAACCGAAATGGGCCGCCGAGGGCGTGAGCAAGTGCTGGGTGATTATGCCCTGCCAGCTGTTGCCGGGCGCTTGCGCAACTTATACAACCAGCTGGCCGCTACTCAACCGGCGAGCCGGGTATTGAACTCTGTTTGA
- a CDS encoding class I SAM-dependent methyltransferase translates to MMIKYYDETNCRLVYVGQEANENFWDSRWQAEDFERLIKVAIKKNRFFVDNTQKYLPPGSRILEGGCGRGDKVYVLQKCGFEAYGVDYASETVEKINRYAPELKVTLGDVRNLDFPDAYFDGYWSLGVIEHFYDGFEPIQREMSRVIKNGGYLFLTVPAMSWLRKQKARLRKYPAYKENDELRKHFYQFALDPQRVIRHFQNHGFRFIELKPRNGIVGLREETAWPPLQRVLDSKTILAKRARKVIDILTTPFANHGVFCVFKKTQ, encoded by the coding sequence ATGATGATCAAATACTACGACGAAACGAATTGTCGTCTAGTATATGTCGGCCAAGAAGCTAATGAAAACTTCTGGGATTCTCGCTGGCAGGCGGAGGATTTCGAACGGCTTATCAAAGTCGCCATTAAAAAGAACCGGTTCTTCGTCGATAACACTCAAAAATATCTGCCGCCTGGCTCCAGAATACTTGAAGGCGGATGTGGCAGAGGCGACAAGGTCTATGTTCTGCAGAAGTGTGGGTTTGAAGCTTATGGCGTCGATTACGCTAGTGAAACAGTAGAAAAAATCAACCGTTACGCACCCGAACTTAAAGTCACCCTGGGTGATGTCAGAAACCTTGACTTTCCAGACGCCTATTTTGATGGATACTGGTCCCTCGGCGTCATCGAACATTTCTACGACGGGTTTGAGCCTATACAACGTGAGATGAGCCGGGTTATCAAGAATGGAGGCTACCTTTTCCTCACGGTGCCCGCCATGTCCTGGCTCAGAAAACAAAAGGCAAGACTGAGGAAATATCCTGCTTACAAAGAAAATGATGAGCTGAGGAAACACTTCTATCAATTTGCTCTCGATCCTCAGCGAGTCATCAGGCACTTTCAAAACCACGGTTTTCGCTTTATAGAACTAAAACCTCGTAATGGCATTGTTGGGTTAAGAGAAGAGACTGCCTGGCCGCCTCTTCAAAGGGTTTTGGATAGCAAAACTATTTTGGCAAAGAGGGCGCGTAAAGTTATCGATATATTGACGACTCCATTCGCCAATCACGGAGTTTTTTGTGTTTTCAAGAAAACGCAATGA
- a CDS encoding glycosyltransferase: protein MQLTLAQAIQGREVELTVIPLRQTANSSLPEDLKRLGVRVVPFPSKGLLNLVHLSRLSHFLRQERFDVIHTHLTYANIIGTLAGRIAGISVIASLRTAGYDTSYHNPMRRQLETWMLRYGAKRVMAVGYTVADTHRQRLHGKRIDVIPNSVIPIPPLPPIEREALRSELVGRLSYPLLISVGRLSLPKGYPDLITAFSIVREQYPESALLIAGEGALRADLVAQIKILNLENHIVLLGARDDVPRLLAASDLYISSSHWEGLPVSVLEAMAAGRPVIATRVGDVPHVVVDGAGLIVPPREPATLAATICALLANPAQMRSLGQAAQTYVAQKHSLNAWMDQLLALYTSVYISTSNTPKSKTHVRAQAQEEVP from the coding sequence ATGCAACTGACCCTGGCGCAGGCTATCCAGGGCCGCGAGGTCGAACTAACCGTCATTCCTTTGCGCCAAACTGCCAACTCGTCTCTGCCTGAAGACCTGAAGCGGTTAGGTGTGCGGGTGGTCCCTTTTCCGTCGAAGGGGTTGCTAAATCTGGTTCATCTTTCGCGCCTCTCCCACTTTCTGCGCCAGGAACGCTTTGACGTTATCCACACCCATTTGACGTACGCCAACATTATTGGCACACTGGCTGGACGTATTGCCGGAATTTCTGTCATCGCCTCACTTAGAACAGCGGGATACGACACCAGCTACCACAATCCGATGCGGCGCCAGCTTGAAACCTGGATGTTACGTTACGGCGCAAAACGAGTGATGGCTGTCGGTTACACCGTGGCCGACACCCATCGCCAGCGGCTCCATGGCAAACGAATTGATGTTATCCCTAATTCTGTCATCCCTATTCCCCCTTTGCCGCCAATCGAACGTGAAGCCTTGCGTTCCGAGCTAGTAGGTCGGCTATCCTATCCACTACTGATCTCAGTGGGCCGCCTTTCTCTTCCGAAGGGCTACCCCGACCTCATCACCGCCTTCTCAATCGTGCGCGAGCAGTATCCTGAATCTGCGCTGCTCATTGCCGGTGAGGGTGCATTGCGCGCTGACCTTGTTGCCCAGATCAAAATACTCAATTTAGAAAACCACATCGTCTTGCTGGGCGCACGCGACGACGTGCCGCGCCTGTTGGCAGCTAGCGATCTCTATATCAGTTCGTCTCATTGGGAAGGCTTGCCGGTGTCGGTGCTGGAAGCGATGGCCGCCGGCCGGCCTGTGATCGCGACCCGGGTCGGCGACGTGCCTCATGTGGTCGTTGACGGCGCAGGCCTCATCGTGCCGCCGCGCGAACCGGCTACGCTCGCCGCAACCATCTGCGCCCTCCTGGCCAACCCGGCACAAATGAGGTCGCTGGGCCAAGCGGCCCAAACTTATGTGGCCCAAAAACATAGTTTGAATGCCTGGATGGATCAATTGCTAGCGCTCTATACAAGCGTATATATCTCAACGAGCAACACCCCAAAATCAAAGACGCACGTGCGTGCCCAAGCCCAGGAAGAGGTTCCATAA
- a CDS encoding lipopolysaccharide biosynthesis protein: protein MTAPQKTNFARATIHGAFWRYAAFYSGKLMVFVSTIILARLLTKEEFGVVGYAVTVIGFLEGLSDLGIGPALIYHRDDPRAADTAFWLGLLISSILFGLTFLFGPLVGVFFNDPRAIPVTQILALTFPISALSDIHESLLRKQLAFGRNFIPSFVQALTKGVASIVFALLGFGPWSLIYGQLSGTAIAVIAYWLIFPWRPSFRIARDLTRSLLNYGLKIVSVDMLAIALLNIDYLLVGRYMGAAALGVYTLGFRIPELFILQFCNTISTVVFPVYSKMRDEPGALSRAFLTTMRYVALITIPIGLGLALVARPVVLTIFTRKWLEAADVIRTISIYALFLAVFAYNAGSVYKAQGRPEVLTKLALIRITILAPAMWWAVAKIGTLVAVGWTHIIVAFIGGMINLIVAARLLHISWRSVVATIAPAALAGGLMAVAVRITLTLTTLAPTWAQLTICVIVGAITYGAGLWWLQRDVMLNAGRTLRTALTRA from the coding sequence ATGACAGCCCCTCAAAAGACAAACTTCGCGCGCGCGACCATCCACGGCGCGTTCTGGCGGTACGCGGCCTTTTACAGCGGCAAACTGATGGTCTTTGTTAGCACCATCATCCTGGCTCGATTATTGACGAAAGAGGAATTCGGCGTAGTGGGTTACGCCGTAACCGTCATCGGTTTTCTGGAAGGATTGAGTGATCTGGGCATTGGGCCGGCTCTGATCTATCACCGTGACGACCCTCGGGCTGCCGATACTGCTTTCTGGCTGGGTCTATTAATCAGTTCCATTCTATTTGGGCTTACCTTTTTATTCGGCCCGCTGGTTGGCGTGTTCTTCAATGACCCGCGCGCCATTCCGGTCACCCAAATTCTAGCGCTGACTTTCCCGATCAGCGCCCTGAGTGACATTCACGAATCTCTTCTCCGGAAACAACTTGCCTTTGGCCGCAACTTTATTCCCAGTTTTGTCCAGGCCCTTACTAAAGGCGTGGCTTCGATTGTATTTGCCCTGCTAGGCTTTGGCCCCTGGAGCCTGATCTATGGGCAACTGAGCGGCACCGCCATCGCCGTCATTGCCTATTGGCTGATATTTCCCTGGCGCCCTTCGTTCAGGATCGCTCGTGACCTGACCCGCTCTTTGCTCAACTATGGACTCAAGATAGTTTCTGTCGATATGCTAGCCATCGCTCTCTTGAACATTGATTACTTGTTAGTCGGGCGGTATATGGGCGCGGCGGCGCTGGGCGTCTATACTCTTGGCTTCCGGATCCCGGAGTTGTTTATTCTGCAATTCTGTAACACGATCAGCACAGTTGTTTTCCCTGTCTACTCTAAAATGCGTGACGAGCCGGGCGCACTCAGCCGAGCCTTCTTGACGACCATGCGCTATGTTGCCCTGATTACCATACCTATTGGTTTAGGGCTGGCGCTGGTGGCACGGCCTGTGGTATTAACCATTTTCACCCGAAAGTGGCTTGAAGCCGCCGATGTCATCAGAACCATTTCCATCTACGCCTTGTTCCTGGCAGTCTTTGCCTACAATGCCGGCAGCGTCTACAAAGCTCAAGGACGCCCGGAGGTATTAACCAAGTTGGCGTTGATCCGCATCACCATCTTAGCTCCAGCTATGTGGTGGGCTGTCGCCAAAATCGGGACGCTTGTTGCCGTCGGCTGGACACATATTATTGTCGCCTTCATTGGCGGTATGATCAATCTTATTGTAGCCGCCCGTTTGCTGCACATCTCTTGGCGCTCTGTAGTTGCCACTATCGCCCCTGCCGCTCTGGCTGGCGGGCTGATGGCAGTTGCGGTCAGAATCACTTTGACCCTGACCACCCTAGCACCCACTTGGGCCCAACTGACTATTTGTGTAATTGTTGGAGCGATAACTTATGGGGCTGGCCTTTGGTGGTTGCAACGCGACGTTATGCTCAATGCCGGACGAACTTTACGGACGGCATTGACCCGGGCCTAG